In the Mycolicibacter sp. MU0102 genome, one interval contains:
- a CDS encoding ABC transporter permease, with product MTAVLAGAPAASAPVGAVPRRARTQRRSWLLRLVSVAAALGLWQLLTVANVRWWLRFDTLPTVAAVFTTLVRRLGTEAYWLDLAQSLIRILTGFGLAATVGVATGILLGRSRVAADVVGPITELIRPIPAIALVPVAILLFPASEQGIVFITFLAAFFPILVSTRHAVRALPTLWEDSVRTLGGGRWDVLSQVVIPGILPGVFGGLSVGMGVSWICVISAEMISGRLGIGYRTWQAYTVLAYPDVFVGIITIGVLGFATSAAVETVGRRLTRWLPRSEENGR from the coding sequence GTGACCGCGGTGCTGGCCGGTGCCCCGGCCGCGTCCGCTCCGGTCGGTGCGGTACCGCGCCGGGCCCGGACCCAACGGCGGTCATGGCTGCTGCGGCTGGTCTCGGTGGCGGCCGCCCTGGGGCTGTGGCAGCTGCTGACCGTCGCCAACGTGCGGTGGTGGCTACGGTTCGACACACTGCCGACGGTCGCTGCGGTCTTCACCACGTTGGTGCGCCGGTTGGGCACCGAGGCGTACTGGCTGGATCTGGCCCAGTCGCTGATCCGGATTCTCACCGGATTCGGTCTGGCCGCGACTGTCGGTGTCGCCACCGGCATCCTGCTGGGCAGATCGCGGGTGGCCGCCGACGTGGTCGGCCCGATCACCGAACTGATCCGGCCCATCCCGGCCATCGCGTTGGTTCCGGTCGCGATCCTGCTCTTTCCTGCCAGTGAACAGGGCATCGTGTTCATCACGTTCCTGGCCGCCTTCTTCCCGATCTTGGTCAGCACCCGTCACGCGGTGCGCGCCCTGCCGACGCTGTGGGAGGACTCGGTGCGCACCCTGGGCGGCGGACGCTGGGATGTGTTGAGCCAGGTGGTGATTCCGGGCATCCTGCCGGGGGTCTTCGGCGGTCTGTCGGTCGGCATGGGTGTGTCGTGGATCTGCGTGATCTCCGCGGAGATGATCTCCGGGCGCCTCGGCATCGGCTATCGCACCTGGCAGGCCTACACCGTGCTGGCCTACCCGGACGTGTTCGTCGGCATCATCACCATCGGCGTGCTGGGGTTCGCCACCTCGGCTGCGGTGGAGACGGTCGGGCGGCGGCTGACCCGCTGGCTGCCGCGCAGTGAGGAGAACGGGCGATGA
- a CDS encoding ABC transporter substrate-binding protein, protein MKRSLILLTSVVLALAGCSLDSTTAGDSVDVVVGYQSKTINTATAGTLLRARGYLERRLADITNRTGTRYRVDWQDYDTGAPITAQMLAEKIDIGSMGDYPMLVNGVRTRANEQARTAIVSVTGYHPAGALNMVVVSPDSHADTLADLAGAKVSASVGSAGHGTLLRALAGTGTGVEVLNQQPQVGASALESGQVQGLSQFVAWPGLLVYQDRARLLYDGAELNYPTLHGVVVRRSYAQAHPEVLDAFLQAQLDATDFLKRKPLEAARIVAEGSGLPQEVVYLYNGPGGTSFDATLKPQLVAALKNDVPYLKSIGDFAELDDFDVDGFVDDKPLRAAFDARKLDYDKTVAEIDKPTTVGGELWLDGSETTVTVPDSDALLDAVRAATARGDHLRAAYVHDAELGTRWFADKSAWVRDGTHYLPFDTTAGARRYVAAHPGSTVLDYRQALAGAA, encoded by the coding sequence ATGAAGAGATCCCTCATTCTGCTGACCAGCGTCGTCCTCGCCCTGGCCGGATGCTCGCTGGATTCCACGACCGCGGGTGATTCCGTCGACGTGGTGGTGGGCTATCAGTCCAAGACCATCAACACCGCGACCGCCGGCACCCTGCTGCGCGCTCGTGGCTATCTCGAGCGCCGGCTCGCCGACATCACCAACCGGACAGGAACTCGCTACCGGGTCGACTGGCAGGACTACGACACCGGGGCGCCGATCACCGCGCAGATGCTCGCCGAGAAGATCGACATCGGATCGATGGGGGATTACCCCATGCTGGTCAATGGCGTCCGAACCCGGGCCAACGAGCAGGCCCGCACCGCGATCGTCTCGGTGACCGGTTACCACCCCGCCGGTGCGCTGAACATGGTGGTGGTGTCGCCCGACTCCCATGCGGACACGTTGGCCGACCTGGCCGGCGCCAAGGTGTCGGCCAGCGTGGGCTCGGCCGGCCATGGCACCCTGCTGCGCGCGCTGGCCGGCACGGGAACCGGCGTCGAGGTGCTCAACCAGCAGCCTCAGGTGGGGGCCTCAGCGCTGGAATCCGGTCAGGTTCAAGGCCTGTCGCAGTTCGTGGCCTGGCCCGGATTGCTGGTGTATCAGGATCGCGCCCGGCTGCTCTACGACGGCGCCGAACTCAACTACCCGACCCTGCACGGGGTAGTGGTGCGCCGAAGCTATGCGCAGGCCCACCCGGAAGTGCTCGACGCATTCCTGCAAGCCCAGCTGGATGCGACCGACTTCCTGAAACGCAAACCGTTGGAGGCGGCCCGCATCGTCGCCGAAGGCAGCGGGCTACCGCAGGAGGTCGTCTACCTCTACAACGGGCCGGGCGGCACCTCATTCGACGCCACCCTCAAACCGCAGCTGGTCGCCGCGTTGAAGAACGACGTGCCCTACCTCAAGTCGATCGGCGACTTTGCCGAGCTGGACGACTTCGACGTGGATGGGTTTGTCGACGACAAGCCGCTGCGCGCGGCGTTCGATGCGCGAAAGCTGGACTACGACAAGACGGTCGCCGAGATCGACAAACCCACGACGGTCGGCGGCGAGCTCTGGCTGGACGGATCCGAAACCACCGTGACGGTGCCGGATTCTGACGCGCTGCTGGACGCCGTGCGCGCCGCGACGGCCCGCGGCGATCATCTGCGGGCCGCCTATGTGCACGACGCCGAGCTGGGGACTCGGTGGTTCGCCGACAAATCGGCGTGGGTTCGCGACGGTACGCACTACCTGCCGTTCGACACCACAGCCGGGGCGAGGCGCTATGTCGCCGCGCATCCGGGCAGCACTGTGCTGGATTATCGGCAGGCCCTGGCGGGTGCGGCGTGA
- a CDS encoding 4Fe-4S dicluster domain-containing protein codes for MTLVNGRTDVPVTIDESLCISGCTLCVDICPLDSLAINPENGKAFMHVDECWYCGPCAARCPTGAVTVNMPYLIR; via the coding sequence ATGACGCTGGTCAACGGCCGTACCGATGTCCCCGTGACGATCGATGAATCGCTGTGCATCTCCGGCTGCACGCTGTGCGTCGACATCTGCCCGCTGGATTCCCTGGCGATCAACCCGGAGAACGGCAAGGCCTTCATGCACGTCGACGAGTGCTGGTACTGCGGACCGTGTGCGGCGCGCTGTCCGACCGGCGCCGTCACCGTCAACATGCCCTATCTCATTCGCTGA
- a CDS encoding GntR family transcriptional regulator, translated as MAEAHVASQPIRRADRARQVADVLRHQIHAGAYDDGLPGEPELATEFVVSRNIVREALAALKAEGLIHRGPRTGTHVAQHKYDHGLDSLRGLQETFDAQEVRNEVRVATTVSAPPSVARRLGLGAGAQVVFIERLRYLGDVPLSLDQTYLAPDIGVAVLAHPLESTDVFPLIEQISGQRLGDATLALEAIPADPHTAALLQLPGGAALLMLERLTSLEDGRPVDLEYIRMRGDRVTMRGTLTRSYP; from the coding sequence ATGGCCGAAGCCCACGTCGCATCGCAGCCGATTCGCCGTGCGGATCGGGCCCGGCAGGTCGCCGATGTGCTGCGCCATCAGATCCATGCCGGCGCCTACGACGACGGGTTGCCCGGCGAACCGGAACTGGCCACTGAGTTCGTCGTCTCCCGCAATATCGTTCGTGAGGCATTGGCCGCGCTGAAGGCCGAAGGACTGATCCATCGCGGGCCGCGAACCGGCACCCACGTGGCTCAGCACAAATACGATCACGGACTGGACTCACTGCGCGGCCTGCAGGAGACCTTCGATGCGCAAGAGGTGCGCAACGAGGTGCGGGTGGCGACGACGGTAAGCGCCCCGCCCTCGGTCGCCCGCCGGCTCGGTCTCGGCGCCGGTGCCCAGGTGGTCTTCATCGAACGACTGCGCTACCTCGGTGATGTGCCGCTGAGCCTGGACCAGACCTATCTGGCGCCCGATATCGGCGTCGCCGTGCTGGCCCATCCCTTGGAGTCCACCGACGTGTTTCCGCTGATCGAACAGATCAGCGGCCAGCGCCTCGGCGATGCGACCTTGGCGCTGGAGGCGATTCCGGCCGACCCGCACACCGCGGCTCTCCTGCAACTTCCCGGCGGCGCAGCCCTGCTGATGCTGGAGCGGCTCACCAGCCTGGAGGACGGCCGGCCCGTCGATCTCGAATACATCCGGATGCGCGGTGACCGCGTCACCATGCGCGGCACCCTGACGAGGAGTTATCCATGA
- a CDS encoding aminotransferase class I/II-fold pyridoxal phosphate-dependent enzyme, with product MGEGWDAPNRRLRVSALAAVANPSYSRVDTWNLLDDACRQLAEANRAGLDTTHEAARVKRLLDRLGAYERYWLFPGAANLAAFRGYLESMATVSLTERVSLVVRLLSDYGDRAALFDLGLPLSDQELVAQARQQRFYTVLLADDSPPDVPESLVESLHRLRSPDDDVQIELLVVSSVEDAVTAVALNGEIQAAIVRHDLPLRSRDRVPLMTTLLGADDDPTSIGCGRDAIECGEWMRLLRPHIDLYLLTDESIAADAEDEPDVYDRSFYRLNDVTDLHSTVLAGIRKRYATPFFDALRAYASEPVGQFHALPVARGASIFNSRSLQDMGEFYGRNIFMAETSSTSGGLDSLLDPHGTIRVAMNKAAKTWNADHTYFVTNGTSTANKIVVQALTRPGDIVLIDRNCHKSHHYGLVLAGAYPLYLDAYPLAPFAIYGAVALRTIKRALLDLEAAGQLHRVRMLLLTNCTFDGVVYNPRRVMEEILAIKPDICFLWDEAWYAFATAVPWARQRTAMVAAEGLEARLGSAHYAKEYQAWHDSMEGIDRDQWSEHRLLPHPSARVRVYATHSTHKSLSALRQASMIHVRDQDFNALARESFAEAFLTHTSTSPNQQLLASLDLARRQVDIEGFDMVRRVYDMALVFRHRVRKDRLISKWFHILDESDLVPDRFRESTVSSYREVRQGALAEWNEAWRSDEFVLDPTRVTLNVGKTGMTGYDFREKILMQRFGIQINKTSINSVLLIFTIGVTWSSVHYLLDALRRVAGELDRAWNAASTDDRALQRRRVTEITEDLPPLPDFSAFAPAFRPGGTSPIGDMRAAFYGGYEEADREHVLLGDAGRRVADGKTLVSTTFVVPYPPGFPVLVPGQVISKEILYFLAELDVKEIHGYNPELGLAVFTPEALARYARAPGVAD from the coding sequence ATGGGCGAGGGCTGGGACGCACCGAATCGGAGACTGCGGGTTTCGGCGTTGGCCGCGGTGGCCAACCCGTCGTACTCGCGGGTCGACACCTGGAATCTGCTTGACGACGCTTGCCGGCAACTGGCCGAGGCCAACCGGGCCGGCCTGGACACCACCCACGAGGCCGCGCGGGTAAAACGCCTGCTTGACCGGCTGGGCGCCTACGAGCGGTACTGGCTGTTCCCCGGCGCCGCGAACCTGGCGGCCTTCCGCGGCTACCTGGAGTCGATGGCGACGGTGTCGCTGACCGAGCGGGTGTCGCTGGTGGTGCGGCTGCTGTCGGACTACGGCGACCGCGCGGCGCTGTTCGACCTCGGTTTGCCGCTGTCGGATCAGGAACTGGTAGCCCAGGCCCGCCAGCAGCGGTTCTACACGGTGCTGCTGGCCGACGACTCACCGCCGGATGTGCCCGAGAGCCTGGTGGAAAGCCTGCACCGACTGCGCAGCCCCGACGACGATGTACAGATCGAACTGCTGGTGGTGTCCAGTGTCGAAGATGCTGTCACCGCCGTCGCCCTCAACGGCGAGATCCAGGCGGCGATCGTGCGGCACGACCTGCCGTTGCGCTCACGCGACCGGGTGCCGCTGATGACCACCCTGCTGGGCGCCGACGACGACCCCACCAGCATCGGCTGCGGCCGCGACGCCATCGAATGCGGTGAGTGGATGCGCCTGTTGCGCCCGCACATCGATCTGTACCTGCTCACCGACGAGTCGATCGCCGCCGACGCCGAAGACGAGCCGGACGTCTACGACCGAAGCTTCTATCGGCTCAACGATGTCACCGACCTGCACAGCACCGTGCTTGCCGGCATCCGGAAGCGCTACGCCACACCGTTTTTCGATGCGCTGCGCGCCTATGCTTCCGAGCCGGTCGGGCAGTTCCACGCGCTGCCGGTGGCGCGCGGCGCCAGCATCTTCAACTCGCGTTCGCTGCAGGATATGGGAGAGTTCTACGGCCGCAACATCTTTATGGCCGAGACCTCGTCCACCTCCGGCGGACTCGACTCGTTGCTCGACCCGCACGGCACCATCCGGGTGGCGATGAACAAGGCCGCCAAGACCTGGAACGCCGACCACACCTATTTCGTCACCAACGGGACCTCGACCGCCAACAAGATCGTCGTGCAGGCCCTGACCCGGCCCGGCGACATCGTGCTGATCGACCGCAACTGCCACAAGTCGCACCACTACGGGCTGGTGCTGGCCGGCGCGTATCCGCTGTACCTGGATGCCTACCCGCTGGCGCCGTTCGCGATCTACGGCGCGGTGGCGCTGCGCACCATCAAACGTGCCCTGCTCGACCTGGAGGCCGCCGGCCAGCTGCACCGGGTCCGAATGCTGTTGCTGACCAACTGCACATTCGACGGCGTCGTCTACAACCCCCGCCGGGTCATGGAGGAGATCCTGGCGATCAAGCCCGACATCTGCTTCCTGTGGGATGAGGCCTGGTACGCGTTCGCGACCGCGGTGCCGTGGGCGCGGCAACGCACCGCGATGGTCGCCGCCGAAGGGCTGGAGGCCAGGCTGGGCTCGGCGCACTACGCCAAGGAGTACCAGGCGTGGCACGACAGCATGGAAGGCATCGATCGCGACCAGTGGAGCGAGCACCGGCTGCTGCCGCATCCGTCGGCGCGGGTGCGGGTCTATGCCACCCACTCGACCCACAAGTCGCTGTCGGCGCTGCGGCAGGCGTCGATGATCCACGTCCGGGATCAGGACTTCAACGCGCTGGCTCGCGAGTCGTTCGCCGAGGCGTTTTTGACCCACACCTCCACCTCGCCGAACCAGCAGCTGCTGGCCTCACTGGACCTGGCCCGCCGCCAGGTGGACATCGAAGGCTTCGACATGGTCCGGCGGGTCTATGACATGGCGTTGGTGTTTCGCCACCGGGTGCGCAAGGACCGGCTGATCAGCAAGTGGTTCCACATCCTGGACGAGAGCGATCTGGTGCCCGACCGATTCCGGGAATCGACGGTCAGCTCCTACCGGGAGGTACGCCAGGGGGCGCTGGCGGAGTGGAACGAGGCCTGGCGGTCCGACGAGTTCGTGCTCGACCCCACCCGGGTCACCCTGAACGTCGGCAAGACCGGGATGACCGGCTACGACTTCCGCGAGAAGATCCTTATGCAGCGGTTCGGAATTCAGATCAACAAGACCTCGATCAACTCGGTGCTGTTGATCTTCACCATCGGCGTCACCTGGTCCAGCGTGCACTACCTGCTCGACGCGCTGCGTCGGGTCGCCGGCGAACTGGACCGCGCCTGGAATGCGGCCAGCACCGATGACCGCGCGCTGCAGCGCCGCCGGGTCACCGAGATCACCGAGGATCTGCCACCGCTGCCCGACTTCAGTGCGTTCGCACCGGCGTTTCGTCCCGGCGGCACCAGCCCGATCGGCGACATGCGCGCGGCGTTCTACGGCGGCTACGAAGAGGCCGACCGTGAGCACGTGCTGCTCGGCGACGCCGGCCGCCGGGTCGCCGACGGCAAGACGCTGGTCTCGACCACCTTCGTCGTGCCATACCCGCCCGGCTTCCCGGTGCTGGTGCCCGGCCAGGTGATCTCCAAGGAGATCCTGTACTTCCTGGCCGAACTCGACGTGAAAGAGATTCACGGCTACAACCCCGAGCTGGGGCTGGCGGTGTTCACGCCCGAGGCCCTGGCCCGCTATGCGCGGGCACCCGGCGTCGCCGATTAG
- the nusB gene encoding transcription antitermination factor NusB gives MPDGKPVKGRHQARKRAVDVLFEAEARGLTPAQGAELRTALASAQPDVSPLPPYTVTVANGVTEHAAHIDDLITSHLQGWKLERLPAVDRAILRVAIWELLHADDVPEPVAVDEAVKLAKELSTDESPGFVNGVLGQVMLVTPQLRAASLAVRGATAPLDTVAAADTDTEDEPDSDSAD, from the coding sequence ATGCCCGATGGCAAGCCGGTAAAAGGCCGGCACCAGGCCCGTAAGCGTGCCGTCGATGTGCTCTTTGAGGCCGAGGCCCGGGGACTGACCCCGGCCCAGGGCGCGGAGCTGCGAACGGCGCTGGCGAGTGCGCAGCCCGACGTGTCGCCACTGCCCCCGTACACCGTGACGGTGGCCAATGGGGTTACCGAGCACGCCGCGCACATCGACGACCTGATCACCTCGCACCTGCAGGGCTGGAAACTGGAGCGGCTGCCGGCCGTGGACCGGGCGATTCTGCGGGTGGCGATCTGGGAGTTGCTGCATGCCGACGACGTCCCGGAGCCGGTCGCCGTGGACGAAGCGGTCAAGCTGGCCAAGGAGTTGTCCACCGACGAGTCGCCCGGGTTCGTCAACGGCGTGCTGGGCCAGGTAATGCTGGTGACCCCGCAGTTGCGGGCCGCCTCGCTGGCGGTTCGGGGGGCCACCGCGCCTCTCGACACGGTCGCCGCCGCCGACACCGACACCGAGGACGAGCCGGACTCCGACTCAGCGGACTGA
- the efp gene encoding elongation factor P — MASTADFKNGLVLVIDGQLWQITEFQHVKPGKGPAFVRTKLKNVVSGKVVDKTYNAGVKVETATVDRRDATYLYRDGNDFVFMDSEDYEQHPLPESLVGDSANYLLESMLVQIAFHNGVALYLELPVSVELEVTHTEPGLQGDRSSAGTKPATMETGAQINVPLFINTGDKLKVDTRDGSYLGRVNS, encoded by the coding sequence GTGGCTTCAACTGCTGACTTCAAAAACGGGCTGGTACTGGTGATCGACGGCCAGCTGTGGCAGATCACCGAGTTCCAGCACGTCAAGCCGGGCAAGGGTCCGGCCTTCGTGCGCACCAAGCTCAAGAACGTGGTGTCGGGCAAGGTCGTGGACAAGACCTACAACGCCGGCGTGAAGGTGGAGACCGCCACCGTCGACCGCCGCGACGCGACCTACCTGTACCGCGACGGCAACGACTTCGTGTTCATGGACAGCGAGGACTACGAGCAGCACCCGCTGCCCGAATCGCTGGTCGGTGACTCGGCGAACTACCTGCTGGAGAGCATGCTCGTGCAGATCGCCTTCCACAACGGGGTGGCGCTGTACCTGGAGCTGCCGGTCAGCGTCGAGCTGGAGGTCACCCACACCGAGCCCGGTCTGCAGGGCGATCGGTCCAGCGCGGGCACCAAGCCGGCCACCATGGAGACCGGCGCCCAGATCAACGTGCCGCTGTTCATCAACACCGGAGACAAGCTGAAGGTCGACACCCGCGACGGCAGCTACCTGGGACGGGTCAACTCCTGA
- a CDS encoding aminopeptidase P family protein translates to MTHSSRRARLSVAIGAAELDAMLVTDLINVRYLSGFTGSAGALLVYADERPAVLATDGRYRTQAARQAPDLQIAIERTGARHLITQAAAAGARRVGFEAHVVTVDGFDALSAATQAEGAVAGADCPVELVRASNTVETLREVKDAGEVALLRRACEVADAALSDLVQRGGLRPGRTEREVRRELEALMLDHGADAASFETIVAAGPNSAIPHHRPTDAVLAAGDFVKIDFGALVAGYHSDMTRTFVLGPPADWQREIYQVVQAAQRAGREALGPGAELRAVDAAARTVIADAGYGETFGHGLGHGVGLRIHEAPGINAAADGTLLAGAVVTVEPGVYLADRGGVRIEDTLVVADTAGQAPDLLTRFPKELTIL, encoded by the coding sequence GTGACACATTCCTCCCGTCGGGCGCGTCTGAGTGTCGCGATCGGTGCCGCCGAACTGGACGCGATGCTGGTCACCGACCTGATCAACGTGCGATATCTGTCCGGATTCACCGGTTCGGCCGGAGCGCTGCTGGTCTATGCAGACGAGCGGCCGGCGGTGTTGGCAACCGACGGCCGCTACCGCACACAGGCTGCCCGGCAGGCCCCCGACCTGCAGATCGCGATCGAACGCACCGGGGCCCGTCATCTGATCACCCAGGCCGCAGCGGCCGGGGCGCGCCGGGTCGGCTTCGAAGCCCATGTGGTGACCGTGGACGGATTCGACGCCCTTTCGGCGGCCACGCAGGCGGAGGGAGCAGTGGCCGGCGCGGACTGTCCCGTCGAGCTGGTCCGCGCCTCGAACACAGTGGAGACGCTGCGCGAGGTCAAAGACGCCGGCGAAGTGGCCCTGCTGCGACGGGCCTGCGAGGTGGCCGACGCGGCCCTGAGTGATCTGGTGCAGCGCGGCGGCCTGCGGCCGGGGCGCACCGAACGTGAGGTCCGCCGGGAGCTGGAAGCCCTGATGCTCGACCACGGCGCCGACGCCGCGTCGTTTGAGACGATCGTGGCCGCGGGTCCCAACTCGGCGATTCCGCATCACCGACCCACCGACGCGGTGCTGGCCGCCGGCGACTTCGTCAAGATCGACTTCGGCGCCCTGGTGGCCGGCTATCACTCCGACATGACCCGCACCTTCGTGCTGGGGCCGCCGGCGGATTGGCAGCGGGAGATCTATCAGGTGGTGCAGGCCGCGCAGCGGGCCGGCCGAGAGGCGTTGGGGCCGGGCGCGGAACTGCGTGCGGTGGACGCCGCCGCGCGCACCGTGATCGCCGACGCCGGCTACGGCGAGACCTTCGGTCACGGCCTCGGCCACGGGGTCGGGTTGCGGATACACGAAGCGCCCGGCATCAATGCGGCGGCCGACGGTACACTGCTTGCCGGTGCTGTGGTGACCGTAGAGCCCGGCGTCTATCTGGCTGATCGTGGCGGGGTCCGTATCGAGGACACGCTCGTGGTCGCTGATACTGCCGGGCAGGCCCCGGACCTGCTGACTCGGTTCCCCAAGGAACTGACCATTCTCTAG
- a CDS encoding B-4DMT family transporter, producing MSKWFLRGLVFAALMVVIRLIQGVLINAFEAQAGLISLALMILFAIAVFVWGRSDGREDAKATADPDRRADLAMTWLGAGLVAGLLSGFVSWLIGQVDKALYISTFFNELTSFAAFTALLVFVVAVAAVALGRRAIDKEYEKHPERRPVPAAAESQPATDVFATVGAPALAAEETGAVQTEAAAPAPDATLAGPSAGFTTEEFPADTDATTEFPVIEDNGGAEAQSDSAVSETESSEDSASDDSTK from the coding sequence ATGAGCAAGTGGTTTCTGCGCGGGCTGGTGTTCGCTGCACTGATGGTCGTGATCCGCCTCATCCAGGGGGTGCTGATCAACGCCTTCGAGGCGCAGGCCGGTTTGATCAGCCTGGCATTGATGATCTTGTTCGCTATCGCAGTGTTCGTCTGGGGCCGTTCCGACGGCCGCGAGGACGCCAAAGCCACCGCCGACCCGGACCGGCGCGCTGACCTCGCGATGACCTGGTTGGGTGCCGGGCTGGTCGCCGGGCTGCTCAGCGGGTTCGTCTCGTGGCTCATCGGCCAGGTCGACAAGGCGCTCTACATCAGCACGTTCTTCAACGAGCTGACCAGCTTCGCGGCCTTCACCGCGCTGCTGGTGTTCGTAGTGGCGGTGGCCGCGGTGGCACTCGGGCGCCGCGCCATCGACAAGGAATACGAGAAGCATCCGGAACGCCGCCCGGTCCCCGCCGCGGCCGAGAGCCAGCCGGCGACCGACGTGTTCGCCACCGTCGGCGCTCCCGCGCTGGCCGCCGAAGAGACCGGCGCCGTGCAGACCGAAGCCGCCGCGCCGGCTCCCGACGCGACACTGGCCGGCCCCTCGGCCGGCTTCACCACCGAAGAGTTCCCGGCCGACACCGACGCCACCACCGAGTTCCCCGTGATCGAGGACAACGGCGGCGCCGAGGCTCAGTCCGACAGCGCGGTCTCCGAAACCGAGTCGTCCGAAGACTCGGCCTCCGACGACTCGACCAAGTAG
- the aroQ gene encoding type II 3-dehydroquinate dehydratase codes for MNRINVINGPNLQRLGRREPDVYGSTSYADLQALIEQEAAVLGVEVVVRQSDSEAELLEWIHSAADAAEPVILNAGGLTHTSVALRDACAELPAPLIELHISNVHAREEFRRHSYLSPIANGVIVGFGVRGYLLALRYLVESSEAESSDDSVSETALSD; via the coding sequence GCCGGCGTGAGCCGGATGTCTACGGCAGCACCAGCTATGCGGATCTACAGGCGCTGATCGAGCAGGAAGCGGCCGTACTCGGGGTCGAGGTCGTGGTGCGCCAAAGCGACAGCGAAGCCGAGCTGTTGGAGTGGATTCATTCCGCAGCCGACGCCGCCGAACCGGTGATCCTCAACGCCGGCGGCCTGACCCACACCTCGGTGGCCCTGCGGGACGCCTGCGCCGAGCTGCCCGCCCCGCTCATCGAGCTACACATCTCCAATGTGCATGCGCGCGAAGAGTTTCGGCGACACTCCTACCTGAGCCCGATCGCCAACGGTGTGATCGTCGGCTTCGGGGTACGCGGTTACCTGTTGGCGCTGCGCTACTTGGTCGAGTCGTCGGAGGCCGAGTCTTCGGACGACTCGGTTTCGGAGACCGCGCTGTCGGACTGA